A genome region from Fodinibius salicampi includes the following:
- a CDS encoding mechanosensitive ion channel family protein, producing the protein MIDTLIEGFISEYYSFVAFLPRLITALVAVGIVYLIGKVLASGLLQVLKRSSMPEAYHSYFSKLVKGIAIFIGIILFLNVIGYGTLSASLVAGGGLTAVMLGFAFKDIGENFLAGFFLAFSRPFNTDDIIETDGITGKVKSIQLRHTHIRTPEGCDVFVPSAQLFTQPLFNYTLDGLRRGSFTVGIDYADDTNRALDIMLDCVQNTPGVLQSPIANSSIKGFTPNYVELQAFFWINARDQEMGLARVKTSAMNNCRLGLIEAGFTFSSNVSTALTMSPVDVQLHE; encoded by the coding sequence ATGATAGACACACTCATCGAGGGATTTATATCAGAATACTACTCATTTGTAGCATTTCTGCCGCGGTTAATTACAGCTTTGGTTGCAGTGGGAATTGTATACCTGATCGGAAAAGTTCTTGCATCCGGTCTATTGCAGGTTTTAAAACGAAGCTCCATGCCAGAAGCATACCACAGTTATTTTAGTAAGCTGGTGAAAGGAATTGCTATTTTCATAGGTATCATTCTGTTTTTGAATGTAATCGGCTATGGTACGCTTTCAGCGAGCCTGGTTGCCGGTGGCGGACTTACCGCAGTCATGCTGGGATTTGCTTTTAAAGATATAGGAGAAAACTTCTTGGCCGGTTTTTTTCTGGCATTCAGTCGCCCCTTCAATACGGATGATATCATTGAAACCGATGGCATTACCGGAAAGGTAAAAAGCATTCAGCTGCGCCATACTCATATACGAACTCCTGAAGGATGTGATGTTTTTGTACCAAGTGCCCAGCTCTTTACACAGCCTCTCTTTAATTATACACTGGATGGATTAAGACGGGGCAGTTTTACCGTAGGTATTGATTATGCAGATGATACTAACAGAGCATTAGATATAATGCTGGATTGCGTACAGAATACGCCGGGCGTACTACAGTCTCCGATAGCAAATTCATCCATCAAGGGGTTTACTCCCAATTATGTAGAGCTGCAGGCATTTTTCTGGATTAATGCCAGAGACCAGGAAATGGGACTGGCAAGGGTAAAAACAAGTGCGATGAATAACTGCCGGTTAGGACTTATTGAGGCAGGCTTTACATTTAGCTCTAATGTTTCTACTGCCCTGACGATGAGTCCGGTGGATGTTCAGCTTCATGAATGA
- a CDS encoding isochorismatase family protein: MKGEPQQLEANEWILNKPRWGAFFQTSVEKILSGQNISTLVVSGCNFPNCPRATIYEVSERDFRTVVATDAVSGLYPQGEQELENIGVAILKTREIINRSLTQQ, from the coding sequence ATGAAGGGAGAGCCGCAACAACTGGAAGCCAACGAATGGATTCTTAACAAGCCTCGCTGGGGCGCATTTTTTCAGACAAGCGTAGAGAAAATTCTTTCGGGACAGAATATCTCTACGCTTGTTGTTTCCGGGTGTAACTTTCCCAACTGTCCCCGTGCAACTATCTATGAAGTCAGTGAACGCGATTTTAGAACGGTTGTGGCTACAGATGCGGTTTCAGGTCTCTACCCTCAAGGAGAACAAGAACTTGAGAACATCGGAGTTGCTATTCTCAAAACACGAGAGATTATCAATCGGAGTTTAACCCAACAGTAA
- a CDS encoding isochorismatase family protein, protein MDQYTKPQWSKSALLTIDVQEDFTRPDAPAYIKGTAPILPSIRKLLEHYRNVNLPIFHIVRLYKTDGTNVDICRKKSIEEGQKIVSPGSDGAELASELKPNSSIRLIIQAY, encoded by the coding sequence ATGGATCAATATACCAAACCGCAGTGGTCAAAATCTGCTCTCCTGACTATCGATGTACAAGAAGATTTTACTCGGCCCGATGCTCCGGCATATATAAAAGGAACAGCCCCTATTCTGCCCAGCATCAGGAAACTCCTGGAGCACTATCGAAACGTTAATCTCCCAATTTTTCATATTGTAAGGCTCTATAAAACGGATGGGACGAATGTAGATATCTGCAGGAAAAAAAGTATTGAAGAAGGCCAAAAGATCGTTTCTCCCGGTTCCGATGGTGCAGAGCTGGCTTCAGAACTTAAACCGAACTCATCCATACGTCTAATAATCCAAGCTTATTGA
- a CDS encoding class I SAM-dependent methyltransferase produces MKSTVDEIRERFDNDVDRFSNLETGQSATIDAPLVLELITQAAAKVNPDASHILDIGCGAGNYALKLHQILEDFNVDLIDLSKPMLERATERIEEVSQGEVFAMQGDIRELSLEDERYDIIVSAATLHHLRDEKEWEQVFAKVYRALKPGGSFWISDLVKQSVDALQSLMWQRYGEYLTDFRDKEYRDQVFSYIEKEDTPRSVIYQIDLMRSVGFREVEILHKNTNFAAFGGIK; encoded by the coding sequence ATGAAATCAACTGTTGATGAAATCCGAGAGCGTTTTGATAATGATGTCGATCGGTTTTCCAACCTTGAAACCGGTCAAAGCGCTACTATTGATGCTCCATTGGTATTGGAGCTCATTACCCAGGCCGCGGCAAAAGTGAATCCCGATGCCTCCCATATACTTGATATTGGCTGTGGAGCTGGTAACTATGCGTTAAAGCTACACCAGATCTTAGAGGATTTTAATGTCGATTTGATTGACCTCAGTAAGCCTATGCTGGAACGCGCAACGGAAAGGATTGAAGAAGTATCTCAAGGGGAAGTGTTTGCAATGCAGGGCGATATACGGGAATTGTCCTTGGAAGATGAACGCTACGATATTATAGTATCCGCTGCTACCCTCCACCACCTCCGCGATGAAAAGGAATGGGAGCAAGTATTTGCAAAGGTTTACCGTGCACTTAAACCGGGCGGATCATTCTGGATTTCAGATCTGGTTAAACAATCCGTTGATGCCTTGCAATCACTTATGTGGCAACGGTACGGGGAATATCTAACTGATTTTAGAGATAAAGAATACCGTGATCAGGTATTTAGCTATATTGAAAAAGAAGACACGCCCCGCTCCGTGATATATCAAATTGACTTGATGCGTAGCGTCGGATTCAGGGAAGTAGAGATCCTACATAAGAATACCAATTTTGCTGCATTCGGGGGAATTAAATAG
- a CDS encoding PAS domain-containing hybrid sensor histidine kinase/response regulator → MQWKKDLDPDLVEFLTQKGTPLDYILDSFPDIVVIEDLDFNVVAVNESAESILGYKTSEIIGEPVKRFYAEPAEFEKRETEDLFEKSDKNSITFEARYRKKNGSVLEAETILKKIKNGNREEIGYLGVVRDISKRKKANRQIQKFYSLPLNLMCTATPEGYFKEINPHFTEVLGYTSDELLSQPFVNLIHPEDVEPTMVEIEKLAVGERDVTVNFENRFRRKDGSYYWLSWTSTFDEESGLLYAIAKDINEQKELEQKLIDAKEKAEEANKAKSHFVSNMSHEIRTPMNSILGFADMMKELANSDLEKEYIENIRKSGKNLLKLINDILDLSKIEAGKKGINRHPVNIERVVDEVKSIFALQAGDKGLEIRSIIDENLPAALLVDEMKLRQILVNLMGNAIKFTDEGFIEIGIKSEEISETQSHVNLELYVKDTGIGISQAKQETIFREFEQEDYSTSDKYGGTGLGLSISNRLAQLMDGSIDVVSVQGRGSTFTVYIPEVPISTMLEESKEKAGGRYNIALNEGKIMVVDDIQLNRQLIVEFLKGYPIKVIEAKNGMDAVRIAREEDLDLIFMDIKMPHMSGVEAMRLIKESKKDLPVIALTASIFDVHSEQEKDIWFDGYLRKPVDRIQILEELERYIGLEKGKEDQSVITKRESSEKTVSPKFSEEKKKKLAKKLDDKISASIAGLDTESIMMDQYKELLKDLKGIENEIPATQLVEFNNNLESAINLFDIDRIRDLITQQYPKLVASLNH, encoded by the coding sequence ATGCAGTGGAAAAAAGATCTAGATCCTGACCTCGTAGAGTTTTTAACTCAGAAAGGCACTCCCCTCGATTATATTTTAGATTCTTTTCCCGATATAGTAGTGATAGAGGATCTTGATTTCAATGTAGTTGCCGTAAATGAAAGTGCCGAATCAATCCTTGGATATAAAACGTCGGAAATAATTGGTGAACCGGTAAAGCGTTTTTATGCCGAACCAGCAGAGTTTGAAAAGAGAGAAACAGAAGATCTTTTTGAAAAGTCTGATAAAAATTCCATTACTTTTGAAGCCCGTTATCGCAAAAAAAACGGGAGTGTTCTGGAAGCCGAAACTATTTTAAAGAAAATAAAGAACGGAAATAGGGAAGAGATAGGCTATCTGGGAGTTGTAAGAGATATATCGAAAAGAAAGAAAGCTAACCGGCAAATTCAGAAATTTTATTCTTTGCCTCTGAACTTAATGTGTACTGCTACACCAGAAGGCTATTTTAAGGAGATAAATCCTCATTTTACAGAGGTATTGGGCTATACCTCAGATGAACTGCTAAGCCAGCCATTTGTAAATCTGATTCATCCAGAAGATGTCGAACCGACCATGGTGGAGATCGAAAAGTTGGCTGTCGGAGAACGCGATGTAACTGTAAATTTTGAAAACCGGTTTCGCCGTAAAGACGGCTCATATTATTGGCTGTCTTGGACTTCAACCTTTGATGAAGAATCCGGTCTGCTTTATGCCATTGCCAAAGATATTAATGAACAGAAGGAATTAGAGCAGAAACTAATTGATGCAAAGGAAAAAGCGGAGGAAGCCAATAAGGCAAAGAGTCATTTTGTTTCGAATATGAGCCATGAAATCCGTACTCCCATGAATTCCATTTTGGGATTTGCGGATATGATGAAAGAGCTGGCCAATAGCGATCTGGAAAAAGAGTATATCGAAAACATCCGTAAAAGTGGTAAAAACCTACTTAAATTGATCAATGATATTCTCGATCTTTCAAAGATAGAAGCTGGTAAGAAAGGAATTAACAGACATCCGGTCAATATTGAAAGGGTGGTAGATGAGGTGAAAAGTATATTTGCACTACAGGCGGGTGATAAAGGACTGGAAATACGGTCAATAATTGACGAAAATCTTCCTGCTGCCCTTTTGGTAGATGAAATGAAACTGCGTCAAATTTTAGTAAATCTTATGGGTAACGCCATAAAATTTACCGATGAAGGATTTATCGAAATTGGGATTAAATCAGAGGAAATTAGTGAAACACAAAGCCATGTTAATCTGGAATTATATGTAAAGGATACGGGAATTGGAATTTCGCAGGCTAAACAGGAAACTATCTTTCGAGAATTTGAACAGGAAGATTACTCTACTTCCGACAAATATGGAGGTACCGGTTTGGGACTGTCTATTTCCAATCGTCTGGCTCAGCTTATGGATGGTTCCATTGATGTAGTTAGTGTACAGGGTAGAGGAAGTACATTTACGGTATATATTCCTGAAGTACCTATCTCTACAATGCTGGAGGAATCAAAGGAAAAAGCAGGGGGACGGTATAATATTGCTCTCAATGAAGGAAAAATAATGGTTGTCGATGACATACAGTTAAATCGTCAACTAATTGTTGAATTTTTAAAAGGATACCCCATTAAGGTAATTGAAGCAAAAAATGGAATGGATGCCGTACGTATAGCAAGAGAGGAAGATTTGGATCTTATCTTCATGGATATAAAAATGCCGCACATGAGTGGGGTGGAAGCGATGAGACTGATAAAGGAAAGTAAAAAGGATCTGCCTGTTATCGCTTTAACAGCTTCTATTTTTGACGTGCATTCAGAACAGGAAAAAGATATTTGGTTTGACGGTTATTTGCGAAAGCCAGTCGACCGTATTCAAATTTTGGAAGAATTGGAGCGCTATATCGGTTTAGAAAAGGGAAAAGAAGACCAATCAGTAATTACCAAGCGTGAGAGTTCAGAAAAAACTGTTTCCCCCAAATTTAGTGAGGAGAAAAAAAAGAAGCTGGCAAAAAAACTTGATGATAAAATATCGGCTTCTATTGCAGGGCTTGATACAGAATCAATTATGATGGATCAATACAAGGAGCTTCTTAAGGATTTAAAAGGTATTGAAAATGAAATACCGGCAACTCAACTTGTTGAGTTTAATAATAATCTCGAGTCGGCCATTAACTTGTTCGATATTGACCGTATACGTGATTTGATAACTCAGCAATATCCAAAACTAGTTGCCAGCCTCAATCATTAA
- a CDS encoding two-component regulator propeller domain-containing protein, with protein MVIYVPALGQSQDAKPELNFNHIQQELLSNTVTDIYQDKFGYMWIGTYSGLHRYDGIQFHEYIHKKDDSTSLGDNIVQDVYEDQNNVFWVRTRSSISRYNRTKNNFTTFYVPANPNIYINNTAIEEDENGRLWVLGGAEGLYYFDPDQQKFIPKGSFKGMDLSSLKVGESSILWLTTSNNGLIKFNTEEATIEQTFLHDPTDPQSLGSNYLNIVQFDSKGNLWVGTNNAGADRMVVENGDTSFVHYRHVPGDPHSLGNNDIFYMKQDRRDQFWITNENGGLHLYNPEADEFYRYEHDPRDVNSLSSNSIYCFFEDSAGRYWVGTGINGLNIADPYASKFKHYTTSAGKENWLSNGIIRDFYETEDGNIWIATDGGGLNYFNRTEQTFEVYRHDPYDPNSLPSDAVIEVDQDPSGRIWVGTWGGGLNILVDRQEKRFVSFQEMIGNHQYPIQNVFDVHFDSQNDYIWIASNAEGLYRYNTETEELQLFEANSEQANAISSNAILNIFEDSRGNLWFATENGLNYLSADAKNEGLFKRYIQQENDSTSIPDDLIRQVYEDSSNNIWIATKSGLSKYIEDEDHFMTYDQSDGLPSNEIRSIVESDNQELWIGTIKGLSNFDPKKKTFENYDRNDGLQANEFSRYAALKLSTGELLFGGINGFNLFDPDNIYMNPNIPPVYLSDFKLYNESVNVNDPDSPLDRHISMTDSLTLSYRDNVFSFEFVALNYTKPDQNEYAYMMESFEEKWNYVDNQRNATYTNLDPGDYTFRVKAANNDGVWNEEGVALALTITPPFWQTTWFYVLSALFIIGIVYAGYQKRVRGIKAYSKRLEKEVKERTSELNKKNEDLKSALKQLEEAKDELVENAHKAGMADLASGILHNVGNILNSVNTSASLIKDTMKRSNIEGVIQANSILREHIDDIEEFIAHNPKGIKLMRYYLKLEEPLKKDRKKVLNQIERLTDKIKLINDVIAAQQSYAGASMNAYKTSLSEMIDDALALQAGSIERHGLNVKKEMQEVDSIVIQRSKLIHVLVNIFKNAKEAMEDNPPEKKDILIKSWQDEDWVYLSITDNGSGIKQENLNRIFTQEFTTKQEGHGFGLHSSANYIAEMGGKITVDSKGEGKGAAFTLMFPREQKGKKRI; from the coding sequence ATGGTAATCTACGTACCGGCTTTAGGCCAGTCTCAGGATGCGAAACCAGAATTAAATTTTAATCATATTCAGCAAGAACTCCTTAGCAATACCGTAACAGATATATATCAGGATAAATTTGGGTACATGTGGATCGGTACCTACAGTGGGTTACACAGATATGATGGTATTCAATTCCATGAATATATTCATAAAAAGGATGACTCTACTAGTTTGGGAGATAATATAGTGCAAGATGTATATGAAGACCAAAATAACGTCTTTTGGGTTCGCACCCGTAGTAGTATAAGTCGTTATAACCGGACTAAAAATAATTTTACAACCTTTTATGTTCCTGCAAATCCCAATATCTATATAAATAACACGGCTATTGAAGAAGATGAGAATGGTCGATTATGGGTGTTGGGAGGAGCAGAAGGTCTCTACTACTTTGATCCGGATCAACAAAAATTTATTCCAAAAGGTAGCTTTAAAGGCATGGACTTAAGTTCCCTGAAGGTCGGAGAAAGCTCTATTCTTTGGTTAACTACTTCAAATAATGGATTGATAAAATTTAATACGGAAGAAGCTACCATTGAACAAACCTTTTTGCACGATCCCACTGATCCTCAATCATTAGGATCCAATTATTTAAATATTGTGCAGTTCGACTCAAAAGGAAATTTATGGGTGGGAACGAATAATGCAGGAGCTGACCGAATGGTAGTAGAAAACGGTGATACAAGCTTCGTACATTATCGCCATGTCCCCGGGGATCCCCATTCCCTGGGAAATAATGATATTTTCTATATGAAACAGGATAGACGGGATCAGTTTTGGATCACGAATGAAAATGGGGGACTACATTTATATAACCCTGAAGCAGATGAGTTCTATCGCTATGAGCACGATCCGAGAGATGTTAATAGTCTTTCCAGTAACTCCATTTACTGTTTTTTTGAAGATAGTGCAGGACGGTACTGGGTTGGTACAGGTATTAATGGGTTAAATATTGCCGATCCTTATGCCTCTAAATTTAAGCACTATACTACCTCCGCTGGCAAAGAAAACTGGCTGAGTAATGGGATTATTCGAGATTTTTATGAAACAGAAGATGGGAATATCTGGATTGCAACTGATGGTGGCGGTCTCAATTATTTTAATCGTACTGAACAAACTTTTGAAGTTTATCGCCATGATCCGTATGACCCGAATTCGTTACCCTCCGATGCCGTTATAGAGGTTGATCAGGATCCTTCCGGACGAATATGGGTTGGTACCTGGGGTGGGGGATTGAATATTCTAGTTGATCGGCAAGAAAAGAGATTTGTTTCTTTTCAAGAGATGATAGGAAACCATCAATATCCCATCCAAAATGTATTTGATGTACATTTCGACAGCCAAAATGATTATATATGGATAGCTAGCAACGCCGAAGGCCTGTATCGATATAATACCGAAACCGAAGAGTTACAATTATTTGAGGCTAATTCAGAGCAAGCGAATGCCATATCGTCAAATGCTATCCTAAATATTTTTGAGGACAGCAGGGGAAATCTATGGTTCGCCACCGAAAACGGTTTGAATTATCTTTCGGCAGATGCTAAAAATGAAGGGTTATTTAAAAGATATATTCAGCAAGAGAATGACAGCACCAGTATACCGGATGATCTGATACGTCAAGTTTATGAGGATAGTTCCAATAATATTTGGATTGCTACTAAAAGTGGATTGTCAAAATATATAGAAGATGAAGATCATTTTATGACCTATGATCAATCAGATGGGCTCCCCAGTAATGAAATTAGGTCTATCGTGGAATCTGATAATCAAGAATTGTGGATTGGAACTATAAAGGGACTTTCAAATTTTGATCCAAAGAAGAAAACGTTTGAAAATTATGACCGTAATGATGGACTGCAGGCAAACGAATTTTCGCGGTATGCGGCATTAAAATTGAGTACAGGTGAACTTCTATTTGGCGGGATAAACGGATTTAACTTGTTTGATCCGGATAATATTTACATGAATCCTAATATCCCACCGGTCTACCTTTCCGATTTTAAACTATATAACGAGTCGGTCAATGTTAATGACCCGGACTCTCCGCTTGATCGGCATATATCTATGACGGATTCATTGACCCTTTCTTACCGAGATAATGTATTTTCATTCGAATTTGTAGCTTTGAACTATACAAAGCCTGATCAAAATGAGTATGCCTATATGATGGAGAGCTTTGAAGAAAAATGGAATTATGTAGATAATCAGCGGAATGCAACCTATACAAATTTAGATCCCGGTGATTATACGTTTCGTGTAAAAGCTGCAAATAATGATGGCGTGTGGAATGAAGAAGGGGTAGCTCTTGCCCTAACGATTACGCCTCCTTTTTGGCAGACTACTTGGTTTTATGTGCTTTCAGCCCTTTTTATTATTGGAATAGTTTATGCTGGTTATCAGAAAAGAGTGCGGGGTATCAAAGCATACAGTAAACGACTCGAAAAGGAGGTCAAAGAACGTACTTCTGAATTGAATAAGAAAAATGAAGATTTGAAAAGTGCACTTAAACAACTTGAGGAAGCTAAAGATGAGTTAGTTGAAAATGCACACAAGGCCGGTATGGCGGATCTTGCATCAGGAATTTTGCATAACGTCGGGAATATTTTAAATAGCGTAAATACTTCGGCTTCCCTGATCAAGGATACTATGAAGCGGTCAAATATCGAAGGAGTAATACAGGCAAATAGCATACTTCGGGAACATATTGACGATATTGAGGAGTTTATTGCCCACAATCCAAAAGGAATAAAACTGATGCGGTATTATTTAAAGCTTGAAGAACCGCTGAAGAAAGACCGAAAAAAAGTACTCAATCAAATAGAACGCCTAACTGATAAAATTAAGTTGATCAATGACGTTATTGCAGCCCAGCAGAGTTATGCCGGAGCAAGTATGAATGCCTATAAGACCTCTCTCTCGGAGATGATTGATGATGCTCTGGCCCTTCAGGCCGGATCGATTGAACGCCACGGTCTGAATGTAAAGAAAGAGATGCAAGAGGTCGATTCAATTGTAATACAGCGATCTAAACTTATTCATGTATTGGTTAATATTTTTAAGAACGCCAAAGAAGCCATGGAGGATAATCCTCCCGAGAAAAAAGATATTCTTATAAAATCTTGGCAGGATGAAGATTGGGTTTATCTTTCTATAACCGATAATGGTTCTGGAATTAAGCAAGAAAATTTAAATAGAATATTTACTCAGGAGTTTACTACTAAGCAGGAGGGACATGGCTTTGGGCTACATAGCAGTGCCAATTATATCGCCGAGATGGGAGGAAAGATAACGGTTGATAGCAAAGGTGAGGGAAAGGGGGCTGCCTTCACCTTAATGTTTCCCCGGGAACAAAAAGGCAAAAAGAGAATATAG
- a CDS encoding 6-bladed beta-propeller, giving the protein MEIDRRGNILINDPSQPVVFMLNGKGNLIQKIGKEGRGPGEFQNAGSFLTVHDSLAVTDGPSHKIEVFQYLNTKYEHIRTIDIENQKLLGNLLGLTDKGILLENDIWLSPFAPKNPTETAISFLDHKGDILQDTLFSVPIHEFVVHDNSETAFVRGKIFGNSSKLAYDDNKGRIYSLWTDKLSIDYFTLDGERHHAFSYPLLQPVNITKVERDSALNRLDEPTRDIMRKHMPDVKPIAGHMVVDDQQRLWVELLSEELGHGWFAFSADGEPLFHIKIPHHNAILQDIRGNTFLWNYTNKKGVPTAVKSRVNIPEV; this is encoded by the coding sequence ATGGAAATAGATAGACGGGGGAACATTCTGATCAATGATCCCAGTCAACCCGTGGTGTTCATGCTCAATGGGAAAGGGAACTTGATTCAGAAAATTGGTAAAGAAGGACGAGGACCAGGTGAATTTCAAAATGCAGGTTCTTTTTTAACCGTTCATGACAGCTTAGCAGTTACCGATGGTCCATCCCATAAAATTGAAGTATTCCAATATCTCAATACCAAATACGAACATATTCGAACCATTGATATTGAAAATCAAAAGCTTTTAGGCAACCTGCTTGGTCTTACAGATAAGGGGATACTCTTGGAGAATGATATTTGGTTGTCTCCCTTTGCCCCAAAAAATCCTACTGAAACAGCGATAAGCTTTCTTGACCATAAAGGGGATATTCTTCAAGACACTTTGTTTAGTGTACCAATTCATGAATTTGTTGTACATGATAATTCAGAAACCGCTTTTGTCAGAGGAAAAATTTTTGGAAACAGCTCAAAGTTGGCATACGATGACAACAAAGGAAGGATCTACTCACTATGGACAGATAAACTGAGTATTGACTATTTCACACTTGACGGTGAAAGGCACCACGCATTTTCATATCCCCTCCTCCAACCGGTCAACATCACTAAAGTTGAGCGCGATAGCGCCTTAAACCGCTTGGATGAGCCTACACGAGATATAATGCGTAAGCATATGCCTGATGTAAAGCCCATTGCAGGTCATATGGTGGTAGATGATCAACAACGTTTATGGGTGGAGCTGTTGTCTGAAGAATTAGGACATGGATGGTTCGCATTTAGCGCGGATGGTGAACCATTATTTCATATAAAAATTCCTCATCACAATGCTATCCTTCAGGATATCCGTGGAAACACTTTCCTCTGGAATTACACCAATAAAAAGGGAGTTCCAACTGCTGTGAAATCAAGAGTCAATATACCAGAAGTATAG
- a CDS encoding gamma-glutamylcyclotransferase family protein, which translates to MLYFAYGSNLYSKRLKSRVPSATKVAAVSLPDYELFFDKRGTDGSGKGNIRKTNDSIVYGVIYEINAEEKVTLDRIEGAGYDDVSLQIPVGSELIKVFTYMAKESHTDDSLNPYSWYKNLIIAGAKENNLPEEYINEIQEVEAIKDPEEERAKLELKILE; encoded by the coding sequence ATGCTTTATTTCGCTTATGGTTCAAATTTGTATTCCAAACGATTAAAAAGCCGCGTCCCTTCGGCAACTAAAGTGGCAGCAGTCTCGCTGCCGGATTACGAGCTCTTTTTTGATAAGAGAGGAACCGATGGATCCGGTAAAGGAAACATCAGGAAAACGAATGATTCTATCGTTTATGGGGTCATATATGAAATTAATGCTGAGGAAAAGGTCACCCTTGACAGGATTGAAGGTGCTGGCTATGATGACGTATCACTTCAGATTCCTGTTGGAAGTGAATTGATTAAAGTCTTTACTTATATGGCGAAAGAGAGTCATACGGATGATTCATTAAATCCTTATTCGTGGTATAAAAATTTAATAATTGCCGGTGCAAAAGAGAATAACCTGCCTGAAGAATATATTAACGAAATCCAAGAGGTAGAAGCAATTAAGGATCCGGAGGAGGAGCGGGCTAAATTAGAGCTGAAGATTCTTGAATGA
- a CDS encoding NAD-dependent malic enzyme translates to MSEIQPSVSYSFTMRLYIENKPGMLAKVLNVIAEQKGDPGAVDVVKVEGRYKVRDLTVSARDEKHSRSIVKEVKKLDGIKVHNVSDRVFLLHLGGKIRIENKVPVNTRDALSMAYTPGVGRVCEAIAKEKEKAHTLTIKQNSVAVVSDGSAVLGLGNIGPEAAMPVMEGKAMLFKEFADVDAYPICLDTQEVDEIVNAVKWMSPGFGGINLEDISAPRCFEIEQQLKKKLDIPVFHDDQHGTAVVTLAATINALKVIGKELGDLRIVIVGAGAAGVAITRILLEAGAGEILCCDRDGIINRGNLEEYEASKKWIAENTNPDNSSGSLMDATSGADLLIGVSGPGIVPREAIESMAKDPIVFALANPVPEIRPEEIHSIARIIATGRSDYPNQINNVLAFPGLFRGALDARAKDINEEMKLAAAHSIANCIEEGDLGEEYIVPSVFNKQVVRNVAKAVKKAAFESGAAKKGKKTK, encoded by the coding sequence ATGAGTGAAATACAGCCAAGTGTCAGCTACAGCTTTACCATGCGTTTATACATCGAAAATAAGCCTGGTATGCTGGCTAAAGTACTTAACGTAATTGCTGAACAGAAAGGAGATCCTGGTGCCGTCGATGTTGTAAAAGTTGAGGGACGTTATAAGGTACGAGATCTGACAGTAAGTGCACGGGATGAAAAGCATTCCCGTTCCATTGTAAAAGAGGTTAAGAAACTTGATGGCATAAAGGTGCACAATGTATCTGACCGGGTATTCCTTCTTCACCTTGGCGGAAAAATTCGGATTGAAAACAAGGTACCGGTAAATACCCGTGATGCCCTATCTATGGCCTATACGCCGGGTGTTGGACGGGTATGTGAAGCTATAGCTAAAGAAAAGGAAAAGGCCCACACCCTTACCATTAAGCAAAACTCCGTAGCCGTTGTTAGCGACGGGTCGGCGGTATTGGGGCTTGGCAATATTGGGCCGGAAGCCGCTATGCCCGTTATGGAAGGAAAAGCGATGTTATTTAAGGAGTTCGCGGATGTAGATGCTTATCCTATTTGCCTGGATACGCAGGAGGTGGATGAAATTGTCAACGCCGTAAAGTGGATGTCACCAGGTTTTGGAGGTATAAACCTGGAAGACATCAGTGCCCCCCGCTGTTTTGAGATCGAACAGCAGCTCAAGAAAAAACTGGATATACCCGTATTCCACGACGACCAGCACGGGACTGCAGTGGTAACCCTGGCCGCTACTATTAATGCGCTCAAGGTCATTGGCAAGGAGTTAGGTGACCTGCGAATCGTAATTGTAGGAGCTGGTGCCGCCGGTGTGGCTATTACGCGAATACTCCTTGAAGCGGGAGCCGGAGAAATCCTATGCTGCGATCGAGATGGTATTATCAATCGGGGAAATCTCGAAGAATATGAAGCCAGCAAAAAATGGATTGCAGAGAATACCAATCCGGATAATAGTTCCGGCTCGCTTATGGATGCCACAAGCGGAGCCGATTTGTTGATTGGTGTCAGTGGACCCGGTATTGTGCCCCGCGAAGCGATTGAAAGCATGGCAAAAGATCCAATTGTATTCGCCTTGGCAAATCCCGTACCCGAGATCAGACCCGAAGAAATTCATTCTATAGCCCGCATCATTGCCACCGGAAGGAGCGATTACCCCAATCAAATTAATAATGTATTGGCCTTCCCCGGACTTTTCCGCGGGGCCCTGGATGCCAGAGCCAAAGATATCAACGAAGAGATGAAATTGGCAGCGGCTCACTCCATAGCCAACTGTATTGAAGAAGGAGATTTGGGAGAAGAATATATTGTACCGAGTGTATTCAATAAACAGGTGGTGCGGAATGTAGCCAAAGCTGTTAAGAAAGCAGCTTTTGAGAGCGGAGCTGCAAAAAAAGGCAAGAAAACAAAATAA